A genomic segment from Phragmites australis chromosome 6, lpPhrAust1.1, whole genome shotgun sequence encodes:
- the LOC133921667 gene encoding thylakoid lumenal protein TL20.3, chloroplastic-like: protein MTLASTSPLAVAARPKTFQRCAPRRIPRVSCQAVPDRPARGGNASNGSPAPLPRWCAAVSAALAVAMVAAMPAYADLNRFEAEQRGEFGIGSAAQFGSADLKKAVHINENFRRANFTAADMRESDFSGSTFNGAYLEKAVAYRANFTGADLSDTLMDRMVLNEANLTNVVLVRSVLTRSDLGGAIIEGADFSDAVIDLTQKQALCKYASGTNPLTGVSTRKSLGCGNSRRNAYGSPSSPLLSAPPQKLLDRDGFCDSATGMCDAK from the exons ATGACGCTGGCATCCACCTCGCCTCTCGCCGTGGCCGCCCGACCCAAGACCTTCCAGCGCTGCGCCCCTCGCCGCATCCCTCGCGTCTCCTGCCAGGCAGTCCCCGACCGCCCGGCTCGCGGCGGCAACGCGTCGAACGGCTCGCCCGCGCCGCTGCCGAGGTGGTGCGCCGCGGTCTCCGCCGCACTCGCGGTGGCCATGGTCGCCGCGATGCCGGCATATGCGGACCTGAACAGGTTCGAGGCCGAGCAGCGGGGCGAGTTCGGCATCGGCTCCGCCGCGCAGTTCGGCTCGGCCGACCTCAA GAAGGCTGTCCATATTAACGAAAATTTCAG GCGGGCAAATTTCACAGCTGCTGATATGAGAGAGTCAGATTTTAGTGGTTCTACATTCAATGGTGCCTATCTTGAAAAGGCTGTTGCTTACAGAGCAAATTTCACTG GTGCTGATTTGAGTGATACTTTAATGGACCGCATG GTTCTCAATGAAGCTAACCTTACGAATGTTGTTCTTGTACGGTCAGTCCTCACACGTAGTGATCTCGGAGGAGCAATCATTGAAGGCGCTGACTTCAGTGATGCTGTTATCGACCTAACACAGAAACAG GCTTTATGCAAATATGCAAGCGGAACCAACCCCTTGACAGGGGTAAGCACTCGAAAAAGCCTAGGATGTGGCAACAGCCGTCGAAATGCATATGGGAGCCCTTCGTCCCCTCTGTTGAGTGCCCCACCACAGAAACTTCTCGACCGCGATGGTTTTTGTGATTCAGCTACCGGTATGTGTGATGCAAAATGA